The sequence below is a genomic window from Candidatus Baltobacteraceae bacterium.
CGAATCGCGAGAACGTGCCGGATTTGAGGCGGCGATCGACGGGGCGCGTGCGAGCGGAACGCCGTTTGTCAGCTTCTTTGCCCCAACTGAAATCGTCGCACTGGCGCATGGCGTCGGCTTGAAGGAGGCAGATGTCGTGACGGGAGCTGCACTCTATCAGCGTTACTTTGTCGAGCGCAGCGACGGCTTGCGACCGGGAAACTCGGAACAGTTCTTGGTTGCGACGACGTGATGTCAAATGTCCAGAATCGCCCGGAGTCCCTCGGCAATGAGCTGCATCGTGGGTTCGTCTAGGGATCCTAGGGCACTCCCAAACAAACGCGAGCGATCGATCGCGCGAATTTGGTTGCACAAAACGAGACTGTCCTTTAGTGTTCCGCCTTCGCCCCGCCGAACGAAGACGTTTAGCAGATTGCCGTCTTTGTTGCGTGCGTCCGCAAGCGGGCATACGATCGTAATAGGCGATGACGCATTCGCGGAATCTCGCTGAACGATGACGGCGGGACGGGTTTTCGCTTGCTCGCTGCCGCACACGGGATCAAAAGCGACGCGCCAGACTTCACCACGTTGAAGCACCTAGTCCGGCAACCCGTCGAGAAGCGTCGGGTCCCAATTGGCCGCAGTAGCTCGGTCGTCATCGGCGTTCTCTCGACAGATACGAGCGATCTCCGCGTCCTGCAGGGCGCGCCTCCGGGTTTTTGCCTCGGCCACGGCGGCTTCTACCATGAAAACCGTGCGATTTTTGCTCACTGAATCAATGAGCCGAAGCTCGGTCTCGCCAATAAGCATGGATATTTTGGGCATACAACTAGTATAGCGATAATATCCATATCGAGCAAGTTGACGGGGCCAGGCCTTGGTTTTTGCATGGTCAACTACGGAGCGCCCGACCGGCCTTAGCGTAGAGGCGGCTTGCGCCCAAGTCGAATCACGCGTTCTTGAGCGGGCGTCGTTTTCCGGCCGCGACCGCCGTGCAGGCTTTCTCGATTCGTTCTTTACGGGTCTCGGGCTGGTTAGCCGAACCTATCCAACTGATGAACTCTCTGCGCTCGATTGGCGTAAGATCGCTCCATCGTGCCTTTGCTGCCGGCGTAGCCGTAAGCGCTTTGTGAAGATCGAGCGGCACGATCGAGAAACAACAGGGGCGTCGCTTACCGGCGGCAACCGTCTCGCAGGTTCTCTCGATCCGGCGTCTGCGGGTTTCCGATTGTTTGGCGCCGTCTATCCAACTAATAAAGTCCATGCGCGCGATCGGCGTAAGATCGTTCCATCGAGCCTTCGCGATCGGCGCGGCTGCGAGAGCCCTGCGAAGATCCGCGGGAACTACGGGCTCTGATTCTTTGTCGGTCGATTGAAGATTCGCAGTGCCCATTGCTTAAATGCAAGCCCAAGATTACGGAAGCAGTTTGAAAGTTGCGTTGCCCGAGACCGTGACCGTCGCGAGCCCCGCGACGCCCGGAGCGAACGGGTTGATCGTCACCGCTGCCGGCTTGAGAAGATCGAGTGCAGCACCCGCATGAACGGACCGGAATCCGCCACAGCCGCCGGACTTCAGTTGTCTTGGCGCTGATCCTGCTCTCATCGAGGTCGATAACAATCGGAGAGGGCGTCGCAATCGGTTAGTTGGTTGCTAAACGTAGTGAGAAAGAAGCCGGGGTCCACTTTTTCGGGCCTCTCGTATGCACGGCATCTGACCGATGCTGTCGCCTCCTGGCTTTACAATAAGGACACCGTTTCCCCGCTCGCCCTGGAGGAGATCTAGACCTTGGACCCAGTGCGCATCCACGTCACCCGGCTTGGCAACGGCTACATCGCGGAAAGCCAAATGGACATCGCGGCCGTTGGTGCAACAGCCGAAGAAGCCGTTGAAAACGCTCGTCGTATGGCTATAGATCTGTTCGATTCATTTTCGACGCCGTATCCCGCGACCTTGATTGTTCGCATCGAAGAGCCGCATCGCGACAGCATAGCAATGCAGTCAATGGGAACGCCATTCTCATTGAAGGAACTGGGCAAAGAGTTTGGATCATACTACTTCGACTCTGCCGGCAATGACCACTCGCCAACGCGTCCTTAAGCGCTCTTTTCACGGTTCGCTGGCGAGGCATCCGTCTGAATTTACTGCGCTTCACGGCGCGGCGATGTCGTGCTCGATCTGTCGACGACGGAACATCTGGACTGCTCGTGCCTTGGCGTGCTGATCGGCAAGCTGCACCAATGGAGGGAGCATGATCCCGAGACGCAGCTGCGCCTCCTTCATGTCGCACCGCGTTTGGCGCGGATGCTTTCTCTTGCGAATCTGGATCAGCTATTCATACTCGATTGATCTGGCTAGAGCCGACTATCAGATCTGCCTGTTGCTTAGCAAGCCCGGTCGCCGCGACATCGTGCATTGGGAACCGCGCGTCGCCGACGCCCTCCAGGACGCTGCCCAGATTAATACATTAATAGGTGCTGCCGGCGTGACCGTCTGAGCTGGGACTCGCGGACCCATCCTGTCTCTTAGTAACGAGGCGCGCGTCGGCATCCATGTCGGCCGTCTTGCTAATAGAATACCCCATGATGCCCTTCAGCTCGTGTTCCACGGTATCGTAACACTCGCAGGACGCCGATTCGAGTCCGCTCCGATTGCGTATGGAAATGTGCCCGCGCGAGTACGAAATAAACCCAGCTTCTTGTAGAGCAGACGCAGCGATGGTTACGCTGCCACGTCGAACCCCGAGCATTTGCCCCAAGAATTCTTGAGTCAACAACACAACGTCGCCTTCAACGCGATCGTGCGCCATTAAAAGCCAGCGGGCGCATCGTTCGTTGGCCGGATGATGGCTATTGCACGCGACCGACTGTGCAAGAGCAATGGTCGTTGCGTATGCGTAGCGCTCCACGTACGCTTGGAGTTCCGGCTCGCTTTGGAGCGCCGCCCGAAAGTGGTCGGCAGATATGCACTCCGCCGAATCTCCCACTTGCACGTTGGACCGGTGTCGTGCGATGGATTGACCGAGCGCCACGGTGTGACCGGACATACCTTCGCGACCGACAATACCGATTTCGACAGTTTCGCCCTCGCGCAGATCCGCGACAACCGAGATAATGCTGTGGATCGGAAAAAACAGCGCGTCCATCGGTTCACCCGCCGCGTAAATCTCGCGCGTGTGCTTTAGCGACACATGCTGAAGGTGCGGATGAAGAGCCGCTCGCGCGGCCGCTGGCATTTTATCCAAAAAGACATTGCCCGTTGTGTGAGTTGGCGAGAAAGCATCCGCCATCGAGATCACCACTTTTGCCAGCCTCATAGGTGACTGGCGATTCGGGGATTGCTCGATTAGGGTCCGACCGATAGGTCTATGATTAGACCGGCGACCGCGCACCTTTTTCACAAGTACGGCGAGGTTTCCGAGCTTCGAGTAATCTCGGTGCCGGCCTGCCGCGAAGCCGAGCTTTGGCAGAAAGTGGCCACCACTATGTATGGAATCGTGCTTATAGGGTAAGAAGTGGCGGAGCGGCCCGGCAACCCCACGAGGACACCGTACAACACAGAGGCCCGGAAAGGTCCGGAGGCCTCGGGGGCAACAATGGAATGGCAGTTTCAAGCAGCTGACGCAAGACTCGCCCTTTACGCGCGACACGGGTTTTTGGATGCGTTGCAGCAGGCGTGCACATCGGAGTCCGATTGCAAAAGCGCCGAAATCGCCTTTGGCGAGCTGGTCGCAAACGTTGTGCGACACGCGCCCGGGCCCATCGAAATTACCGTAGAGTCCGACGCGCACGGCCTCGTGACGCTCGACGTCTGCGATTCGGGCGCGGGCTTCGTGCTGATGCACTCTTTGCCGCCGAGGAACAGCGAGTCCGGGCGCGGCTTGTTTATTGTCGCGCAACTCTGCACGAACCTGTCATCGACGCGATTGGTAAGTGGAAACAAGGTGAGCGTGGTGCTGCCGGTCATTGCTGCGGTAAGCGATCTTCACTTGGCGGACGACAAACATGCGCCTGGAGCGCCCGAAGAATGCGGAATGGTTGAGGAACGACCTGAATGCCGTTCATTGGCTGATGGAACCCAATAAGTATTGCCCGCAGCTCGGAGGCCAAGAACGGTATCAGCACGACGATTT
It includes:
- a CDS encoding ATP-binding protein, which codes for MEWQFQAADARLALYARHGFLDALQQACTSESDCKSAEIAFGELVANVVRHAPGPIEITVESDAHGLVTLDVCDSGAGFVLMHSLPPRNSESGRGLFIVAQLCTNLSSTRLVSGNKVSVVLPVIAAVSDLHLADDKHAPGAPEECGMVEERPECRSLADGTQ
- a CDS encoding Crp/Fnr family transcriptional regulator, with translation MRLAKVVISMADAFSPTHTTGNVFLDKMPAAARAALHPHLQHVSLKHTREIYAAGEPMDALFFPIHSIISVVADLREGETVEIGIVGREGMSGHTVALGQSIARHRSNVQVGDSAECISADHFRAALQSEPELQAYVERYAYATTIALAQSVACNSHHPANERCARWLLMAHDRVEGDVVLLTQEFLGQMLGVRRGSVTIAASALQEAGFISYSRGHISIRNRSGLESASCECYDTVEHELKGIMGYSISKTADMDADARLVTKRQDGSASPSSDGHAGSTY